One segment of Stappia sp. 28M-7 DNA contains the following:
- a CDS encoding flavin-dependent oxidoreductase produces the protein MTVLVAGAGIAGLTLALSLHRIGVPVRVFEAVREIRPLGVGINLQPHAVRELDELGLLDRLDAIGLRTQEVAYFSSHGQPIWSEPRGMSAGYDWPQFSIHRGRLQMMLLDAVRERLGPDAVTCGVSVAGWRNIDGGVEIDLVERETGAPAGSAKGAVFIAADGIHSTARAGLYPDEGLPVWGGIVMWRGVTRAPHFLTRRSMAMTGCKPRKFVCYPIEDITLDDGRPGAVINWIADLRMPADHIWRREDWNRPGNPDDFLPRFDTWRFDWLDIPALIRNAEHIFEYPMVDRDPLPRWTHGAMTLMGDAAHPMYPIGSNGASQAILDARVLTREILRHGAVPAALAAYEEERRPATARIVLANRADGPDKVLDVVEERAPDGFGRIEDVLSREELLETAAGYKRIAGFDVEALNQRPPIVPAA, from the coding sequence ATGACCGTTCTCGTTGCCGGCGCTGGCATCGCCGGCCTGACGCTCGCCCTCAGCCTGCATCGGATTGGCGTGCCCGTTCGCGTATTCGAGGCGGTGCGTGAGATCCGCCCGCTCGGCGTCGGCATCAACCTGCAGCCCCATGCGGTGCGCGAGCTCGATGAACTCGGACTGCTGGACCGCCTGGATGCCATCGGCCTGAGGACGCAGGAAGTCGCCTATTTCTCCAGTCACGGCCAGCCGATCTGGTCGGAGCCTCGCGGGATGTCCGCCGGCTATGACTGGCCGCAATTCTCCATCCACCGCGGCCGGCTGCAGATGATGCTGCTTGACGCCGTGCGCGAGCGACTGGGTCCCGATGCGGTCACCTGCGGCGTTTCGGTCGCGGGATGGCGCAACATCGACGGCGGTGTCGAGATCGATCTCGTCGAGCGGGAGACCGGCGCTCCGGCCGGCAGCGCGAAGGGCGCTGTCTTCATCGCCGCTGACGGCATTCATTCCACCGCCCGTGCGGGGCTGTATCCGGACGAGGGGCTGCCTGTGTGGGGCGGCATCGTCATGTGGCGCGGCGTCACCCGCGCGCCGCATTTCCTCACCCGCCGGTCGATGGCGATGACCGGCTGCAAGCCGCGCAAGTTCGTCTGCTATCCCATCGAGGACATCACGCTCGACGACGGCCGGCCGGGCGCGGTGATCAACTGGATCGCCGACCTCAGGATGCCGGCGGATCACATCTGGCGGCGCGAGGACTGGAACCGGCCGGGCAATCCCGACGACTTCCTGCCGCGTTTCGACACCTGGCGCTTCGACTGGCTCGACATTCCCGCGCTCATCCGCAATGCGGAGCACATCTTCGAATATCCGATGGTCGACCGGGACCCGCTGCCGCGCTGGACCCATGGGGCGATGACGCTGATGGGCGATGCCGCGCACCCGATGTATCCGATCGGCTCCAACGGAGCGAGCCAGGCGATCCTCGACGCGCGGGTGCTGACCCGCGAGATCCTGCGTCATGGCGCGGTACCGGCAGCGCTCGCCGCCTATGAGGAGGAGAGGCGTCCGGCAACGGCCCGCATCGTCCTCGCCAACCGCGCCGACGGGCCCGACAAGGTGCTCGACGTGGTTGAGGAGCGGGCGCCGGACGGGTTCGGCCGGATCGAGGACGTGCTTTCGCGCGAGGAGCTTCTGGAAACGGCGGCCGGGTACAAGCGGATCGCCGGCTTCGACGTCGAGGCCTTGAACCAGCGCCCGCCGATCGTACCGGCTGCGTGA
- a CDS encoding imelysin family protein: MKKTLLLATTLAGIALLPAGLARAADAAAVLDTYGDIAEAAYAESVATAEQLSAAVDALIAKPSDETLAAARKAWLAARRPYQQTEVYRFGNAIVDDWEGKVNAWPLDEGLIDYVDAGYGSDNPENAFYTANVIANPKITAGGREIDATEITPALLSEELQEAGEIEANVATGYHAVEFLLWGQDLNGTDKGAGNRPATDFDTANCTGGNCERRAAYLKAATELLLSDLKEMADAWKDGGAARAELAEKGEAGGLATILTGMGSLSYGELAGERMKLGLMLHDPEEEHDCFSDNTHMSHYDDVMGIRNVWFGRYEGFAGKSVEGASLRDLVAAKDAAVAEEVTAKLDATLAAFEALRERAETVEAYDQMIGEGNDEGNAVVQAAVDSLVDQTRSIERAVATLGLDQIAFEGSDSLDNPGAVFQ; this comes from the coding sequence ATGAAGAAAACCCTGTTGCTTGCGACGACGCTGGCGGGCATCGCCCTGCTGCCGGCCGGTCTGGCGCGGGCGGCGGATGCCGCCGCCGTTCTCGACACCTATGGCGACATCGCCGAGGCCGCTTATGCCGAGTCCGTGGCAACCGCCGAGCAGCTGTCCGCCGCCGTCGACGCGCTGATCGCCAAGCCGTCCGACGAGACGCTGGCCGCTGCCCGCAAGGCGTGGCTTGCCGCCCGCCGGCCCTACCAGCAGACCGAGGTCTACCGCTTCGGAAATGCCATCGTCGACGACTGGGAAGGCAAGGTGAACGCCTGGCCGCTGGACGAGGGGCTCATCGACTATGTCGACGCCGGCTATGGCAGCGACAACCCGGAGAACGCCTTCTACACCGCCAACGTCATCGCCAATCCGAAGATCACCGCTGGCGGCCGCGAGATCGACGCGACCGAGATCACCCCGGCGCTTCTGTCGGAAGAGCTGCAGGAAGCCGGCGAGATCGAGGCCAATGTGGCGACCGGCTACCATGCGGTCGAGTTCCTGCTCTGGGGGCAGGACCTCAACGGCACGGACAAGGGCGCGGGCAACCGTCCGGCGACCGACTTCGACACCGCCAATTGCACCGGCGGCAATTGCGAGCGTCGCGCTGCCTACCTGAAGGCTGCGACCGAGCTGCTGCTGTCGGACCTGAAGGAAATGGCCGATGCCTGGAAGGACGGCGGTGCGGCCCGCGCCGAGCTTGCTGAGAAGGGCGAGGCCGGCGGTCTTGCCACGATCCTGACCGGCATGGGCTCGCTTTCCTATGGCGAGCTGGCGGGCGAGCGCATGAAGCTCGGCCTCATGCTGCACGATCCGGAGGAAGAGCACGACTGCTTCTCCGACAACACCCACATGTCGCACTACGACGACGTGATGGGCATCCGCAACGTGTGGTTCGGCCGCTACGAGGGCTTTGCCGGCAAGTCGGTGGAAGGCGCGTCGCTGCGCGATCTGGTCGCTGCCAAGGATGCGGCCGTTGCCGAGGAAGTCACGGCCAAGCTCGACGCGACGCTCGCGGCCTTCGAGGCGCTGCGCGAGCGTGCGGAGACGGTCGAGGCCTATGATCAGATGATCGGCGAGGGCAACGACGAGGGCAATGCGGTGGTGCAGGCTGCCGTCGATTCGCTCGTCGACCAGACCCGCTCCATCGAACGGGCCGTTGCGACGCTCGGTCTCGACCAGATTGCCTTCGAAGGCTCCGACAGCCTCGACAATCCGGGCGCAGTGTTCCAGTAA
- a CDS encoding MarR family winged helix-turn-helix transcriptional regulator — translation MSAGAGQGEGPSGASLDYGLLNELVGHLLRHAFLRGHQVFGEVFAGEALTPLQFMVLELVDRNPGITHRDVAAAMSSAPSVLTTALKPLVTARLLEQVRVARDGRRVAYRLSREGRERFRAVRPRIADAERRLLGDLDAAEAEALRGFLRRITGRFSA, via the coding sequence ATGAGCGCCGGCGCAGGCCAGGGCGAAGGCCCGTCGGGCGCGTCTCTCGACTATGGCCTCCTCAACGAGTTGGTCGGCCACCTCCTGCGCCATGCCTTCCTGCGCGGCCATCAGGTCTTTGGCGAGGTCTTCGCCGGCGAGGCCTTGACGCCGCTGCAGTTCATGGTGCTGGAACTCGTCGACCGCAATCCGGGCATCACCCATCGCGATGTCGCCGCCGCCATGTCCAGCGCGCCCTCGGTGCTGACGACGGCGCTCAAGCCGCTGGTGACCGCCCGGTTGCTGGAACAGGTCCGCGTCGCGCGGGACGGGCGCCGCGTCGCCTATCGCCTGAGCCGCGAGGGGCGGGAGCGGTTCCGCGCCGTGCGGCCGCGCATCGCCGACGCCGAGCGTCGGTTGCTTGGAGATCTGGATGCGGCCGAGGCCGAGGCCCTGCGAGGTTTTTTGCGCCGGATTACCGGGCGTTTTTCCGCCTAA
- a CDS encoding EAL domain-containing protein: protein MLDIIACITLDHNAALVALAAGMCVVGAWISFRLFQRARDTEGWMRGGWLFLNGMATGSSIWCTHFIAMLAYETQTAVYFNATLTILSLFLAIVGSALGFALACSGLFRLAPEAGGVVIGAAVACMHYIGMAGYRVDGLIHWNQNYVIASVIASLVFSALALNRFMRPTTRWCRYGATTALVLGIVLLHFTGMTAMTVTPLRPLFSPNVDQFSALALAVAGVGALVIGMGVVTALLDLKTRATADADLQRLSEFDPLTGLGNRSLFSRRLEEECLWADSHDGRLCLVLVNLDDFRTVNDLRGHSAGDALLAALGARVGNGLRAGEVAMRIGGDEFAVMRRLSASEKVDEFLERLDTLFRRPLKASGMVMPCASGMGVAIYPDHGLSASDLLANAGLALARAKDETLERTCFSNSVVDQAERHRRELAVALRGAVERGELCLFFQPQMDLATGEFSGAEALARWTHPDYGSVSPAVFIPIAEENGQIIPIGDWVLEQSCRQAVTWAKPVKVAVNLSAIQLRQRGLPERIGEILRETGLDPARLEIEVTESSFMADLDLSLQILREIQALGVSVALDDFGTGYSALASLRVYPFNRIKLDRGFTSDLAVSDEARAIVHSVLMLGQSLGTPVLAEGVETDEQLAFLRAAGCRSIQGFLYSRPVPAGDLQRLMLAPPAPGLLGSARRIVSARLPQAANG, encoded by the coding sequence GTGCTCGATATCATCGCCTGCATTACGCTAGATCACAATGCAGCGCTGGTCGCGCTGGCAGCCGGCATGTGCGTGGTCGGTGCGTGGATCAGCTTCCGCCTGTTTCAGCGCGCCCGCGATACTGAAGGCTGGATGCGCGGAGGCTGGCTGTTTCTCAACGGCATGGCCACCGGATCGTCGATCTGGTGCACGCATTTCATCGCGATGCTCGCCTATGAGACGCAGACCGCCGTCTATTTCAATGCGACCCTGACGATCCTGTCGCTGTTTCTCGCCATTGTCGGCTCGGCGCTCGGTTTCGCGCTGGCCTGTAGCGGCCTGTTTCGCCTGGCGCCGGAGGCCGGCGGCGTCGTCATCGGCGCGGCCGTGGCCTGCATGCACTATATCGGCATGGCGGGATATCGGGTCGACGGCCTCATCCATTGGAACCAGAACTATGTGATCGCCTCGGTGATCGCCAGTCTGGTTTTCTCGGCGCTTGCGCTCAACCGGTTCATGCGCCCGACCACCCGCTGGTGCCGGTATGGCGCCACTACAGCACTCGTGCTTGGCATCGTGCTGCTGCATTTCACGGGCATGACGGCGATGACCGTGACGCCGCTCCGGCCGCTCTTCTCGCCGAATGTCGACCAGTTCTCGGCGCTTGCGCTGGCGGTTGCCGGCGTTGGAGCCCTGGTGATCGGCATGGGTGTCGTTACGGCCCTGCTGGACCTGAAAACCCGCGCCACCGCTGATGCCGACCTGCAGCGCCTTTCCGAATTCGATCCTCTGACGGGCCTTGGCAACAGGTCGCTGTTTTCGCGTCGCCTCGAGGAGGAGTGCCTGTGGGCCGACAGCCATGACGGCCGCCTGTGTCTGGTGCTGGTGAATCTCGACGATTTTCGCACGGTCAACGACCTGCGTGGCCATTCGGCCGGCGATGCGCTTCTGGCGGCGCTCGGGGCCCGCGTCGGCAACGGCTTGAGGGCCGGCGAAGTCGCCATGCGCATAGGCGGCGACGAGTTCGCGGTCATGCGCCGGTTGTCCGCGTCCGAAAAGGTCGACGAGTTCCTGGAGCGGCTGGACACCCTGTTCCGCCGCCCCTTGAAGGCATCTGGCATGGTGATGCCCTGTGCATCCGGCATGGGCGTTGCCATCTATCCCGATCATGGCCTGTCCGCCTCGGACCTGCTTGCCAATGCGGGGCTGGCGCTTGCCCGCGCCAAGGACGAGACTCTCGAGCGCACCTGTTTCTCCAACAGCGTCGTGGATCAGGCCGAACGTCACCGTCGGGAGCTCGCGGTGGCCCTGCGCGGTGCTGTCGAGCGCGGCGAGCTTTGCCTCTTTTTCCAGCCGCAGATGGACCTGGCGACCGGCGAGTTTTCCGGCGCCGAGGCTCTCGCGCGCTGGACCCATCCCGACTACGGCTCGGTGTCGCCGGCGGTCTTCATCCCGATCGCCGAGGAGAACGGGCAGATCATCCCCATTGGCGACTGGGTGCTGGAACAGTCCTGCCGCCAGGCCGTAACCTGGGCCAAGCCGGTGAAGGTGGCGGTCAATCTCTCCGCCATTCAGCTGCGCCAGCGCGGCCTGCCCGAGCGCATCGGCGAGATCCTGCGCGAGACCGGGCTCGACCCGGCCCGGCTGGAGATCGAGGTGACCGAATCCTCGTTCATGGCGGACCTCGACCTCAGCCTGCAAATTCTGCGGGAGATCCAGGCGCTCGGCGTCTCGGTCGCGCTCGACGATTTCGGTACGGGCTATTCGGCGCTTGCCAGCCTGCGGGTCTATCCGTTCAACCGGATTAAGCTGGACCGGGGTTTCACCTCCGATCTTGCGGTGTCCGACGAGGCCCGCGCCATCGTGCATTCGGTGCTCATGCTCGGTCAGTCGCTCGGCACGCCCGTGCTTGCCGAGGGCGTGGAAACGGACGAGCAACTGGCTTTCCTGCGTGCTGCCGGCTGCCGCTCTATCCAGGGCTTCCTCTATTCGCGCCCCGTTCCGGCCGGCGATCTGCAGCGCCTGATGCTCGCCCCGCCCGCCCCCGGCCTTTTGGGGAGCGCCCGGCGCATCGTTTCCGCCCGTTTGCCGCAGGCCGCAAACGGCTGA
- a CDS encoding TRAP transporter substrate-binding protein, giving the protein MLRLKTLAVAATALACAGISPALAQDVTLRVHHFLPAPAPVPKNFITPWAEKVMAESNGRIKVEVFPAMQLGGTPPSLYDQARDGVVDIVWTLPGYTPGRFPGTEAFELPFMAGKAEPTSQAFWDFYEKYLTDEFKDVHPIAVHVHGPGLLHVKGDGVTKLEDMNGLKLRGPTRQTNALLGALGATPVGMPVPAMPEALSKGVIDGTVVPWEVTTPLKVAELVNSHTDFEGSRGLYTATFVFAMNKAKYDSLPADLKAIIDANSGREVSKWVGRVMDEGDLPGIAAAEKAGNTIRKLPPEEVDRWKAAAEPVVAAWVEEVSGKGYDGAAMVEDARALITKYAGE; this is encoded by the coding sequence ATGCTTCGACTGAAAACGCTCGCCGTCGCCGCGACGGCGCTGGCCTGTGCCGGCATTTCTCCGGCGTTGGCGCAGGATGTGACCCTGCGCGTGCACCACTTCCTGCCGGCTCCCGCGCCGGTCCCCAAGAATTTCATCACGCCCTGGGCCGAGAAGGTGATGGCCGAGTCCAACGGCCGCATCAAGGTCGAGGTCTTCCCGGCGATGCAGCTCGGAGGCACGCCGCCCTCGCTCTACGATCAGGCGCGCGATGGCGTCGTCGACATCGTCTGGACCCTGCCGGGCTACACGCCGGGCCGCTTCCCGGGTACCGAGGCGTTCGAACTGCCCTTCATGGCCGGCAAGGCAGAGCCCACCAGCCAGGCCTTCTGGGACTTCTACGAGAAGTACCTCACCGACGAGTTCAAGGACGTCCATCCGATCGCGGTGCATGTACACGGCCCCGGCCTGCTGCACGTCAAGGGCGACGGCGTGACCAAGCTGGAGGACATGAACGGCCTCAAGCTGCGCGGTCCGACCCGCCAGACCAACGCGCTGCTCGGCGCGCTCGGCGCGACCCCGGTCGGCATGCCGGTCCCGGCCATGCCCGAGGCGCTGTCCAAGGGCGTGATCGACGGAACCGTCGTGCCGTGGGAAGTGACCACGCCGCTGAAGGTGGCCGAACTCGTCAACAGCCATACCGACTTTGAAGGCTCGCGCGGGCTCTACACGGCGACGTTCGTCTTCGCGATGAACAAGGCGAAATACGACAGCCTGCCTGCCGATCTGAAGGCGATCATCGACGCCAACAGCGGCCGCGAAGTGTCCAAGTGGGTCGGCCGCGTCATGGACGAGGGCGACCTGCCGGGTATCGCTGCCGCCGAGAAGGCCGGCAACACGATCCGCAAGCTGCCGCCGGAAGAGGTGGATCGCTGGAAGGCCGCGGCCGAGCCGGTCGTTGCTGCCTGGGTCGAGGAAGTGTCCGGCAAGGGCTATGACGGCGCCGCCATGGTCGAGGATGCCCGGGCACTGATCACCAAGTACGCCGGCGAGTAA